The sequence below is a genomic window from Macaca fascicularis isolate 582-1 chromosome 3, T2T-MFA8v1.1.
AATTATTCATATCTTCCTAGTTATTGcaactaaaggaaaaatattacgCTATTGAAGTTGATCCTGTTCTTACTGTAGAAGAGAAGTACCCTTATATGGTGGAATGGTAAGTGTATATTAGGCAGTAGgaggacttaaaaaaataataaaacaacactGCAGTTACAACGGATGGCTTATTTTTTATCTGTAGTGCAAACAAACAGATTAATAAATTATGCAAGTTAGAACATTGAATAACAAAATTAGCTCTAATTATCTAATCTCTCTAACAGTTTAGGATTCCTTTTGTTTTACTTAGTTAAGGTGAAGTCCAGTAGAAATAAAAGTCCTGCATTTAagtctcaaattaaaaacaagaattttttttttaagtatatggaCAAGATGTGGCTTAATGTGTAAAGAAAAGGTATGAGGATTTAAACTGACTCTGAACTCAATTAGAGCCAGCTGGTGATATGGTTACCAAAAAATCAACCTTTGGTTGCATTAATCAAAATGCAGTGTTCCAAGCAGATCACACTGAAAGCATTGTGTTGGGTTCTGGAAGAATGCTGTTAAAAAAACCATGACAAtagggaccaaaaaaaaaaaatagatcataaACTTAAAGGAGTCAGAGTAGTCCACCAGAATAATCAGAGGAATTTGGGCCTTCCCACTTGAGGAACATTTCAAGGAATAGAAAATGCTTTGATTTGAGAAGCAACAACTTGTTTTAAAATCTTAGGAGACCAGGAATGATTTGTCTTTATTGTCCCATTACCTAACAGTTGAacgcttcatctgtatttatggTATTAAATGTTGAAAAGATATTAGACTTAACTCTACAAACTGGTAGCAGCAGGACTGGAACAAGACTTGGAAGATAGAAGATTGATTTcagcatgagaaaagaaaagcctgtCTAGCAATTAGAGTTTTCTGGCAATGGAATAAGCTTCCCTGGGAGAATGAGTTTACTGACGTGATAGAAGCTGacccaggcagggaggagggtgaCTTAGGAATATTATAGGGGTATTTTTAGGTATCAGATGAAGAGTtaggcttttttttcctttctttctgtttttagtgACTCTTTGCATAATTGTAATGGGTTAGAGAGTCTAAGGGCCCTTTATACTGAAATGCTATGATTATAGGTGTTTTTTACATAAAGCAGGCTAATCTATACGTAACAAattttctctcttgctcactAAATAGCATCTTCAGTATGTAAAAAATTCaaactacaaattttaaaagtgcgTTTGCTGTAATTCATTTTACTGTAATCAGAGGAAGGATTATGCACCCATAGGTTGGATCAAGTTTTTATCTGTAGAATTAGGAAAGGTTTACAGCTAGTTTCCTTTCATTACCTTACTAACATATTTAAGCTAAGTCTGGGTTTGGGAGGACTGGGAAACTCAGTAAGAACATGCATGTCACATTTTGAGACATGAGGTCTACATTCATTAGTGATGAATTTCAGTCTCTAAAATTTAAATCCAAATATGAGGAACAGATTTTCTCACATGGAAGAATGCTTtgtaataaagataataattttagTTTGTCTTAATTGatactcttttttcctttggtcgTAAACTCCAGGTATACTAAATCACATGGTTTGCTTGTTGAACAAGCTTTACCAAAAGCTAAACTTAAAGAAATTGTGGCAGAATCTGACGTTATGCTCAAGTAAGTTTCTTGGGTGGTTTTTGCTGCTATTGTTCACAGACTTGAATTATTGCTATATATGTAGTCagctgtacttttaaaaaataagatattgaatattacatatgtaaatatatccaaaatatgcCACCTATCACAAAATACATAGTGGTAAGATAAGGAATTTAGAAGTACATAGATCTTGGTGTAGGTAATAAGAGCCTTATGAGATTTAAAttctaatttgtattttgtttctccAGATTAAAAATGTCAAGACTTACAAATTTTTGAACCAaggccatttaaaaattttttagcaaAGTACTTAGGAAGGACATATAATATGAAAGGAATGTATAAATCAAGTTGAAAGGGACTTAAgtatacttgttttgttttgttttttgagacagggtctctctctgttgcccaggttagagtgtagtGACATAATATCTtcctcactccaacctctgcctcctgggctcaagcgatccccttgcctcagcctctcaagtagctgggacgacaggcacgtaccaccatgcctggctactttttgtatttttttgtaaagatgagatttcaccatgttgccctggctggtcttgaactcttggggtcaagcgatcccaaagtgctgggattacatgtgtgagccaccatgcctggcagtaTACTATGTCTAAATTTTCATGAgcctactttttaaattctcaaaCTTCTTTGAAAACTATTCCTAGGAAAGATTAGTATGTTTTAGTACAtaattatgtatgtatgcatgagTTATAAGATACAAGAGGCTTTTTAATACTGTTCATTACCTCCTAAAATTTTCAACTCATTAGGCAAACATGATGATACTTTTTTTATGATGATGTTATCTTTTAAGGTGATTACTTCTAAAAAGGAAAGCAATAAATTGTCAGAGAAAGTGTGAGGACTGCTAGTAAGTGTTTCATTCCTTAGTAGGCAGCAACAGCATTATTTAACCTATACCCAGGAAGGGTAAGAAAGGGAAGAGGGCTGGTcaggcgcggtgggtcacgcctgtaatcccagcactctgggaggccgaggcaggcggatcacaaggtcaggagattgagaccatcctggctaacacgatgaaaccccgtctctactaaaaaatacaaaaaattagccgggcgtggtggcaggcgcctgtagtcccagctactcgggcggttgaggctggagaatggcatgaacccgggaggcggagcttgcagtgagctgagatcattccactgcactccagcctgggagacactgagattccatctcaaaaaataaaaataaaaaataaagggaagaggGCTGAAGAACTTAGTAAAGACATGCCAGATGTCAAGAATACAGCTAAGTTCCTGCCACTCtgcttttcctttcaattttatgGATTTTGATGAAACTGTAAGAATATCAAGTCattcttcataattttaaaatctgaaaatatttaatcatgtaaatgtattttttgttagtTAATATATATCCATTAAGTTAGGCCAAGTTGATAGGCCCACGATGGGACTCCATCCTTCTCAGTGTTAATATATCCATATTTTAACCCCTAAGTGGGATTTTCAAGGTGTGGCTTAactattgttttctctttttaaatttaattttagagacagggtctcactatgttgcccagactggactagaactcctgggctcaagcaatcctcaagcctcaacctcccaagtagctgggactataagcatccACTGCTATGCctgcctgtttctttttaaatggtaTAAGTTGTGAACTGTAGGTTTATATTCATATTCATTGAAAGCTTAAGGACATCTAGTTTGTAGTATTAGGATTGATTAAAGGGAAGGTAAAGAGTTAACCATTGTTTGAAAAACTTACAGTATTGTAGATATAAATAACAGCCCTCTTGGGCAGTATTTTGAAATGAGAATATGAGTGAGCCATAGAATTACTaggaatatttcacttttttagcTTCTAAGTGAAAAGGAACTATATCTTGCTCTTTAACAATCAGTTTGTTATCTCCATCTTGCAGGGAAGGATATGAGAATTTCTTTGATAAGCTCCAACAACATAGTATACCCGTGTTCATATTTTCGGCTGGAATTGGCGATGTATTAGAGGAGGTTATTCGTCAAGCTGGTGTTTATCATCCAAATGTCAAAGTTGTGTCCAATTTTATGGATTTCGATGAAACTGTAAGAATATGAAATCattcttcataattttaaaatctgaaaatattttaatcacgTAAATGTATCTGTTGTTACTTAATATATATCCAGTAAGTTAGGCCAAGTTGATAGGCCCACTGTGGGACTCCATCCTTCTCAATGTTAAtatatccatattttaaaaacaatgtgcCTTTCTTAAACTTTCATTCCCCAAGCTATAAACTAATAATAGTAAAacaacttcttcttctttttttttttgtttgagatggagtctcactctgttgcccaggctgaagtgcagtagcatgatctcagccaattgcaacctctgcctcctgggttcaagcaattcttctgcctcaacctctcgagtagctgggattacaagcgtgtgccaccacacccagctactttttatatttttggtagagatagggtttcaccatgttggccaagttggtctcaaattcctgaccacaagtgatccaccccccttggcctcccaaagtgctgggattacaggcatgagccaccacacatagcCTAAAACTtcctttaaattgttttaatgcAGCAACTTTGAAGCCTTAACATTCATAGctggaaaaaaagaagttagaacTGAAATTATTTGAATAGGGTTTTCTAATCAAGACAGTATATTATGAAATACATAAACTAACATAAAATAGGATCTTTTggttagaaacaaaataaaaactgaaaattgaattttgaactcattttgttttaccttttttttcttttgagatggagtcttgctctgtagcccaggctagagtgcagtggcatgatctcagctcactgcaacctccacctccggggttcaagcagttctccctacctgagcctcccgagtagctgggattacaggtgtgtgccaccacgctgagctaatttttgttttcttaatagagacggggtttcaccatgttggtcaggatggtctcaatctcttgacttcatgatctgcccacctcggtctcccgaagtgctggaattacaggcgtgagccactgtgcccagccttcttttttttttttttttttttttccagacagagtctcactctgtcacccaggctggagtgcagtggtgccatcttggctcactgcaccctccgcctcccgggttcaggcggttctccttcctcagcctcccgagtatctgggactacaggtgtgtgctaccacacctggctaatttttatattttagtgaggcggggtttcactgtattggccagtctggtctcgaactcctgacctccagtgatctgtcctccttggcctcccaaactgctgggattacaggcgtgagccactgcgcccggcctttgtttTACCGTTTAAAATAGTCTCTAAAAAATCATTTACTTCTCCAAGCCCTTCTTAGCTCTGGTGAATGTGATGGACTTAAGTGCTTTGAGATCTTTAGTATCAAAGATGCATTTACAAATATGATGAAATAATAGTGACATCAATTAAGAGCTCCAAAATATGAAAATCCaacaaatagaatttttaaagcctgttatttcaaaagatttatatttttcatagggGGTGCTCAAAGGATTTAAAGGAGAACTAATTCATGTATTTAACAAACATGATGGTGCCTTGAGGAATACAGAATATTTCAATCAACTCAAAGACAATAGTAACATAATTCTTCTGGGAGATTCCCAAGGAGACTTAAGAATGGCAGATGGAGTAGCCAATGTTGAGCACATTCTGAAAATTGGATATCTAAATGATAGAGTAAGTATACAAAtctgtaatttaattttcttccaaGAAAAAATTAGGATGAAACTTGGTAGGCAATTGTTGCCATAGTCACCTGAGAAAGTAGTTATTttagagacctttttttttttttttttttttttttttgagacaagcctaTGTTACCgaggctagagtgtagtgatgcaatcacatctcactacagcctcaaccttcccggctcaagcattcctcccacctcagcccctcaagtagcaggaactacaggcacacaccagtaCACCTgcctgatttttttatttttttgtagagatgaggtctccctatgttgcccaagctggtctcaaactcctgggctcaagtgatccaccaggcctctcaaagtgttgggataacaggcatgagccactatgcccagccaaaacaTAGTTTTGATCATGCATTTTGATTGTTCTTTATACTGGTGATATTTAAAGGAGTTGAGATGCATGCTATAGGTACTGAGAAAAGGGAGGATGTGTATTCTGTAGGAGGCCTCTGTgtcttctacccactagatgctggATAGCAGTCCCCTGCCGTGAGACTCAAAAATGTCCCTAGACATTAGTAAATGTTCCCTGGACAAAATCACCccatttgaaaaccactggactGGAGAGAGAGCATTTTGGGGAGAAAAGCTACCGTGTGGAAACATGTCTGTCAGTGGGTCTTAAgagtttgaaatatttcttcatttcaaagattttttgaaagtgaatttaattttttgcattttgccCAAGAGGTCTAACGATGAGATTCATACTGAAATTACTTGCTTCTTGGCCCTgcatgttaattttcttttgttcttttcttgatTAGGTGGATGAGCTTTTAGAAAAGTACATGAACTCTTATGATATTGTTTTAGTACAAGATGAATCATTAGAAGTAGCCAACTCTATTTTACAGAAGATTCTATAAACAAGCATTCTCCAAGAAGACCTGTCTCCTGTGGGTGCAATTGAACTGTTCATCTGTTCATCTTGCTGAGAGACTTATTTATAATATATCCTTACTCTTGAAGTGTTCCCTTTGTATAACATATATTTTCAGACATGGTGAATGCATCAACTGGAAGCTCCTTTTTCTCCACCTCTCTCAACACACTCCTCACCTTATCttttaacacattaaaaaaaaaaaatcttaaagccaAAATTAGAAAAGTAACTCCCTACTTTTCCAAAGTGAATTTTGTAGTTTAATGTTATCATGCAGTTTTTGAGGAGTCTTTTACACTGGGAAAGTTtgtagaacttttaaaataagttttatgaaATGGTGAAATAATATGCATGATTTTAAGTATTGCCATTTTTGTACTTTGGGTTATTATGCTGATGGTATCACCATCTCTTGAAATTGTGTTAGGTTTGGTTATTTTGGGGAAAACATACTTACCGGAAAAGAGTAGCACTTACTGTTGGAAAAAACTGGTGGTGTTTACAACGTCGCTAATCATTACAAAACATTCTGTATTGAAGCACtgataataaatatgaaatgaaaagccTTTTTAATTCTATGGTCAAAACTATCTTTATTGAgtcaaatacttattgagcacctaccatggtgtcttgtttttttgtttctttctctgcatCTGCCTGTCTTTTGAGATATATGAATTCTAAAATCCTTGTCATAGTGGCTATTTAGattgaattattttcaaaaattattaagtcTAAAGATATTTGCAGGGAAAATTTTATATGCCCTTCAGAAAATACTGAGacctctgaaaattattttctcccattgaaaACATCAGTAAAAGGTACAAGTCTGCAAGTTTCAGAAAGAACCCGAGGCAGGAAGCAGTGGACCTAGGTCTCGTGGTGACTGAATCTGAGCAGCACTGCAACATTAGGAACCAGCATCTCTCTGTACAGTCCAGCTACCCACTCCACATCTCTGACTCTGCCTCATCATTCATCTTCAGCATTTAGACCTGCCATTGTGATAAATTTGACCCTGACTCTTACCCTTAATTCCAGATCCTATGGACACCTAAGCTATGATACACACAAAGCATGATCTGATTCGTTCTGGCCATCCAGTGTGAGCAGCAGTCTCTAGTTCAGTCAGGTGTGGCTGGAAGACAAGGTCACATGTTAGAAAACCTTTTTGTCCTCAGAATGCCCATCCTTATCCTCCACCACTCCTCCTTTTCATCATCATAAACAATGAAGCAGGCCAGGAGCagaagctcacacctgtaatcccagcactttgggaggccaaggcaagtggatcgcttgagcctaggagtttgagaccagcctgggtaacatagggagacccccatctctgcaaaaaattagccaggcatggtggtgcgcctgtagttccagctactcaggaggctgaggcgggatgatcacctgagcctggggaggttgaggctgcagtgagctgtgatcgtgccactgcactccaggctggtcaacagagcaagaacctacctcaaaacagcataaaaataatgaggccaggtgcagtggctcacatctgtaatcccagcattttgggaggccgaggcgggcagatgacttgagctcaggagttcaagaccagcctgggcaacatggcaggactcagtctctactaaaaatacaaaaaactagccaggcatagtggtgcacacctgtggttccagctactcaggaggctaaggtaggaggattgctggagcccagggggccaatgcttgcagtgagctgagatcacgcccctgtacgccagcctgggtgacagagcaagacctggtcttaataaataaacaatgaaacaaaaatgcaaTGGCAACAGGCAGACTAGATCCTGCCTAAGTGTTCCTGAAATCAAACTGAAAAATAACTTCGTGCATTAAAGCAGATAGCATGGCATGGGAGTATCAGAATTACCTGTGGGACTTTTGCACATAGGAAAAACAGTTGGGAATCTGATTCAACAATAACTCTTTACCCCTGTATTGCAATCAGAGCTTATATTGGCTATTTCTAAAAGGTGTTTATAATATGCTTCCATGAATAAGTATATTGCATGTTGTAAATCTAAAGAACACTGAAGTCATGACCTACATTCTGGTCATGGCTCAGCCCCTTACTAAGACTGCAGGTTCGGTCACCTCCCTATACAATGAATGCCATAAGAACATGCACTCCCTAAGGCCCCTTCTAGCCAATTCCATAAATTGAGTCTCATGCTTCTCCCATTATGTTTATTAACCTATCACATCTCACTGCCACCTGATgctactgaaatttaaaatatttgcatttgagTTCAGTTTTCAGACCAGTTTAGCCATTAGGAGTGTGACCAGGACAGATTATTGAGCCTGTGTCCCAGTTTGCTCATCTATTAAGTGAAGATGGTGATATAGCTTCTAGATTCATAAGAAGTAGATATGCTCATCTTTTATGTATACGTTTGAAACTTATGTATGCATTTAAAACAGCACAGGTATTCAATATTGTTAGGTAGAATCCATCCACAAATGTATAAGCTGTTGTATCCCCCAGTACAGCATTTGGTTGAATCAATGAAATGGAATGATCTTTTGCAGCCCCGGCAAATATTGGTAGTGTATGGTGACTACCACATTCTCTAACGAGCCTAGCATTAGCCAATGGTTTTATTCaactttaaattttactttatgaaaTAAAGCAATTTTGAGGGCTAGAGCTAACAATTTtgacaaaactggaaaaaatgaaaacaaccatCAGCAATACTAGCTCATTCCGGAGTGATTTCACAAGAAATCTACCTTCCATGTTCTACTTCATAGTCACCCAAATTTTGGTAGATGACCGAAAGTCTGTTTAACCGGccttcagtttcagttttctctttaatATACCCTAGggaaaatcagcaaggaaaagATCAATGTAATCTTGAATGACTAATCCTGAAACTTCTCCAGAGTTACCCAGAGAGTCAACAGTCATGCTGCTCTTTGTACTTAGTCTGGTGTTTCAGTACCAGTTTAACAGATAAAAAGTGATCAAGGTGCAAGGGACACAGCTTTGAAGTAGTCATATCTGGATCTGAATCTGTGATTCTGTCATCTGGAATAAGTTTCTAACTTCTCCAAGccttagttttttcatctgtaaagggGAGTATTAACTAGagatgaggattaaatgaaaagtCACTTACTCAAGTCTCTATGTTGTGCTGAGTTCTAGGGAAACAATAGTTAACAAATCAGaactggacgcggtggctcatgcctataaaatcccagcactttgggaggccgaggcgggtggatcacctgaggtcgggagttcgagaccagcctgaccaacatggagaaaccccgtctctactaaaaatactaaaattagctgggcatggtggtgcacccctgtaatcccagctactcgggaggctgaggcaggataatcacttgcacccgggaggtagaggttgcagtgagctgagattgcgcctttgcactccagcctgggcaacaacagttgCCTCTGTCCCCTctgccccccccaaaaaaaaatcagacatgcttcctgccctcatgTAGCTTCCATTCCTAGTAGATCAAACAGGAGGAAAAAGTAGCAATTATGAATATGGTAAATGGctatgaagaaaacacaaatgacagacctattttatttattattattattattattattattattatatatttttgagatggagtctcactctgtcgcccaggctggggtgcagtggcacggatctcagctcactgca
It includes:
- the NT5C3A gene encoding cytosolic 5'-nucleotidase 3A isoform X3; translation: MTNQESAVHVKMMPEFQKSSVRIKNPTRVEEIICGLIKGGAAKLQIITDFDMTLSRFSYKGKRCPTCHNIIDNCKLVTDECRKKLLQLKEKYYAIEVDPVLTVEEKYPYMVEWYTKSHGLLVEQALPKAKLKEIVAESDVMLKEGYENFFDKLQQHSIPVFIFSAGIGDVLEEVIRQAGVYHPNVKVVSNFMDFDETGVLKGFKGELIHVFNKHDGALRNTEYFNQLKDNSNIILLGDSQGDLRMADGVANVEHILKIGYLNDRVDELLEKYMNSYDIVLVQDESLEVANSILQKIL
- the NT5C3A gene encoding cytosolic 5'-nucleotidase 3A isoform X1, whose translation is MRAPSMDRAAVARVGAVASASVCALVAGVVLAQYIFTLKRKTGRKTKIIEMMPEFQKSSVRIKNPTRVEEIICGLIKGGAAKLQIITDFDMTLSRFSYKGKRCPTCHNIIDNCKLVTDECRKKLLQLKEKYYAIEVDPVLTVEEKYPYMVEWYTKSHGLLVEQALPKAKLKEIVAESDVMLKEGYENFFDKLQQHSIPVFIFSAGIGDVLEEVIRQAGVYHPNVKVVSNFMDFDETGVLKGFKGELIHVFNKHDGALRNTEYFNQLKDNSNIILLGDSQGDLRMADGVANVEHILKIGYLNDRVDELLEKYMNSYDIVLVQDESLEVANSILQKIL
- the NT5C3A gene encoding cytosolic 5'-nucleotidase 3A isoform X2; this encodes MCTTCKFVTYVYMCHVGVLHPSTRHLPQMPEFQKSSVRIKNPTRVEEIICGLIKGGAAKLQIITDFDMTLSRFSYKGKRCPTCHNIIDNCKLVTDECRKKLLQLKEKYYAIEVDPVLTVEEKYPYMVEWYTKSHGLLVEQALPKAKLKEIVAESDVMLKEGYENFFDKLQQHSIPVFIFSAGIGDVLEEVIRQAGVYHPNVKVVSNFMDFDETGVLKGFKGELIHVFNKHDGALRNTEYFNQLKDNSNIILLGDSQGDLRMADGVANVEHILKIGYLNDRVDELLEKYMNSYDIVLVQDESLEVANSILQKIL
- the NT5C3A gene encoding cytosolic 5'-nucleotidase 3A isoform X4, whose protein sequence is MVEWYTKSHGLLVEQALPKAKLKEIVAESDVMLKEGYENFFDKLQQHSIPVFIFSAGIGDVLEEVIRQAGVYHPNVKVVSNFMDFDETGVLKGFKGELIHVFNKHDGALRNTEYFNQLKDNSNIILLGDSQGDLRMADGVANVEHILKIGYLNDRVDELLEKYMNSYDIVLVQDESLEVANSILQKIL